A DNA window from Mariprofundus aestuarium contains the following coding sequences:
- a CDS encoding AAA family ATPase, with protein MDCKLEAHKQNISDTYPIEIISDDEIHSPPSKEDQATNDSSFDPFSPMTPEQERNIKRRFNELKSAQDEATKEARAYMLDMYSLSEVSERSKFAERQKDMELLRSVLHRMRAAQSWRALTPQPKNYNDILDGLSKRYPHFHAVIETLRARMRLNALKKYPVVDFGANILLLGAPGCGKSSFLYELGESLDTRFSSISCASMSMAGDLTGLSVGWSTGHPGMIFDELVQQGCANPIILLDEVDKSQSEGSHLFVSALYTLLEKNNAREFKDEFVAVSIDASRINWFASANEISSLSAPIRDRFEVISVNPPSKDELRQILPQIYEQQVDNHGLQDVFSNKLPSEVIEKMLQSDLSIRRLKAQLESAMAHASIRADHSPAPLLLTPEDVPVDNQDQTNSRKIGFIH; from the coding sequence ATGGACTGTAAGCTGGAAGCACATAAGCAAAATATATCAGATACATATCCGATCGAGATCATCTCGGATGATGAGATACATTCGCCCCCCTCTAAAGAAGATCAAGCTACTAACGATTCTTCTTTTGATCCGTTTTCCCCCATGACGCCAGAGCAGGAGCGTAACATTAAAAGACGATTTAATGAGCTCAAGTCAGCACAGGATGAAGCTACTAAGGAAGCGCGTGCGTACATGTTGGATATGTACAGTCTTTCAGAAGTTTCTGAGCGATCAAAGTTTGCAGAGCGACAAAAAGATATGGAGCTACTGAGATCAGTTCTGCACCGTATGCGTGCTGCTCAGTCTTGGCGAGCATTGACTCCCCAACCGAAAAATTACAATGACATTCTCGATGGACTCAGCAAGCGCTACCCACATTTCCATGCTGTGATAGAAACACTGCGTGCCCGTATGCGATTGAACGCCTTGAAGAAATATCCTGTTGTCGATTTTGGGGCGAACATTCTGCTGCTTGGAGCACCGGGGTGTGGTAAGAGCTCTTTCCTGTATGAATTGGGAGAATCACTCGATACAAGATTCTCTTCTATCTCATGTGCATCAATGTCGATGGCGGGTGATCTTACAGGTTTATCAGTCGGCTGGAGTACCGGCCATCCAGGCATGATCTTCGATGAACTGGTACAACAGGGGTGCGCAAACCCGATCATATTGCTTGATGAGGTGGATAAGAGCCAGTCTGAAGGCTCACACTTGTTCGTCTCAGCTCTGTATACCTTATTGGAGAAAAACAATGCTCGTGAATTCAAGGATGAGTTTGTTGCCGTCTCCATTGATGCCAGTCGAATCAACTGGTTTGCCAGCGCAAATGAAATATCTTCACTCAGTGCACCAATTCGAGATCGCTTCGAAGTGATCTCGGTCAATCCGCCAAGCAAGGATGAACTACGCCAGATTCTGCCACAAATCTATGAACAGCAAGTGGACAACCATGGCCTACAGGATGTCTTTTCCAACAAATTGCCATCGGAGGTGATTGAGAAAATGCTACAGAGTGACCTGTCTATTAGGCGGCTCAAGGCGCAGCTTGAAAGTGCCATGGCCCATGCTTCCATTCGAGCTGATCACTCACCTGCACCGCTGTTGCTTACGCCGGAAGATGTGCCAGTGGATAATCAGGATCAAACGAATAGCCGGAAAATCGGGTTCATCCATTGA
- a CDS encoding recombinase family protein: protein MQKAYSYVRFSTPQQLKGDSLRRQLEASRAYAKQYNLVLDESLRDIGVSAFKGKNATEGALRRFIELVEAGRIEKGSILILESLDRLSRQQVFAALGLFSSILSAGVEIVTLADGQHYTADSINEVGQLMYSLMSLSRSHEESAMKSKRLSASWENKRQNAVESGKPMTKQCPKWLAVSEDRQRFEVIEERASIIRRIFDMSIAGTGQRKIAEQFNKEGIKPFARGDMWHASYIRKVLNSKVVLGEFQPMKDKEQIGDPIPDYYPPIISEELYYKAKAAQKQRRTDSSSAGRKGESYSNLFTGMCKCMSCGSTFRMIKNGHTHQFRCNSNYMASGCDCTKRWPYREVEDAALVALSEKVDWYSALGGHVSSRQKLESEIKSLSGKLAECMKQVERFGELVATAEGSMFADARARYTKAMHQADEIQQEIDEKEAELKIFSPVQEKVDRLSSAIFDLRFSKLPADELYQLRAHINSTMREAGLVLHFFDLGVIYEITGTGEAGVVITEAQRTELALLARAEIANLGLKGLKEKLLHVQSMQDQ, encoded by the coding sequence ATGCAGAAAGCCTATTCATATGTTCGATTTTCCACCCCGCAACAGTTGAAGGGGGATAGTTTGCGAAGACAGTTGGAGGCAAGCCGTGCCTATGCGAAACAATATAATCTAGTGCTGGATGAGTCACTTCGGGATATTGGCGTGTCGGCGTTCAAAGGTAAGAACGCCACCGAAGGGGCACTTAGGCGTTTCATTGAATTGGTCGAGGCTGGACGCATTGAGAAAGGCTCGATTCTGATTCTTGAGAGTCTGGACAGACTTTCACGGCAGCAGGTATTTGCAGCCCTCGGATTATTTTCATCCATTCTCTCGGCAGGAGTCGAGATTGTTACCCTTGCCGATGGCCAACATTACACTGCCGACTCCATCAATGAGGTCGGTCAACTGATGTATTCGCTGATGTCGCTTTCCCGCTCCCATGAAGAATCGGCAATGAAATCAAAGAGACTCTCTGCCTCATGGGAAAACAAGCGCCAGAATGCTGTCGAGTCAGGCAAGCCCATGACGAAGCAATGTCCAAAATGGTTGGCGGTGTCGGAAGACAGGCAGCGATTCGAGGTGATCGAAGAAAGAGCTTCGATAATCCGACGCATCTTTGATATGAGCATTGCCGGAACCGGCCAGCGCAAGATTGCAGAGCAATTCAACAAGGAAGGCATTAAGCCTTTTGCCAGGGGCGACATGTGGCATGCCTCCTATATCCGCAAGGTACTGAACAGCAAAGTGGTTCTAGGCGAATTTCAGCCAATGAAGGATAAAGAACAGATTGGTGATCCTATTCCTGATTACTATCCGCCTATCATATCTGAAGAGCTTTATTACAAGGCCAAGGCAGCCCAGAAGCAGAGGCGCACCGATTCATCGTCGGCAGGGAGGAAGGGTGAAAGCTACAGCAACCTGTTTACCGGCATGTGTAAGTGTATGTCTTGTGGTTCAACTTTCCGAATGATCAAGAATGGGCATACGCATCAGTTTCGCTGTAACAGCAACTATATGGCCAGCGGCTGTGACTGCACCAAGCGTTGGCCATACCGTGAAGTTGAGGATGCTGCCCTTGTCGCGCTCAGTGAAAAGGTGGATTGGTATTCAGCCCTTGGCGGCCATGTTTCCAGTCGCCAAAAGCTGGAATCTGAGATCAAGTCTCTGAGCGGAAAACTTGCCGAGTGCATGAAACAGGTTGAGAGATTTGGTGAATTGGTGGCAACTGCCGAAGGCTCTATGTTTGCCGATGCTCGGGCGAGGTACACCAAGGCTATGCATCAAGCCGATGAAATCCAGCAGGAAATTGATGAGAAAGAGGCGGAACTGAAAATTTTCTCTCCAGTGCAGGAGAAGGTTGATCGCCTATCCAGTGCAATCTTTGATCTCAGGTTCAGTAAGTTGCCCGCCGATGAACTGTATCAACTCCGCGCCCATATCAATAGCACTATGCGGGAAGCTGGTCTGGTGCTGCACTTTTTTGATCTTGGGGTTATCTATGAAATCACCGGCACCGGCGAAGCCGGTGTGGTGATCACCGAAGCGCAAAGAACTGAGCTGGCACTGCTAGCCAGAGCTGAGATTGCCAACCTTGGCTTGAAGGGATTGAAAGAGAAACTTCTTCACGTTCAATCAATGCAAGATCAATAG
- a CDS encoding ATP-binding protein: MTGNLYLAKRKAAALPDVVSNLEVVETLSFRAAEIIKHLLVFARRDIVQKEPFGLVSYIKEITKLNRAAIPSSITFNQQFCEQELVINGDAPQLQQVLLNLLSNARDAVAMVEEPEIRLTVELFSADAAFSEQYPDQEAKAFAHLIVEDNGCGISNEARTHIFEPFFTTKKVGVGTGLGLAMAYGAIQQHDGMIEVDNNTGPGVSVHIYLPIVAEEASPIDEKPEPVAAGKGETILIADDDADVRSASKKVLESLGYKVLEAVDGIDAFDKFNENCEAISLIIMDIVMPRLSGVKVAERIRAAHPEVKIIFASGYDRDELNKGAMPPAEYIILSKPYPVEAVNSLIRELLDS; this comes from the coding sequence ATGACAGGCAACCTTTATCTGGCTAAGAGAAAAGCTGCAGCGCTCCCCGATGTGGTGAGTAACCTGGAGGTGGTGGAGACACTGAGTTTCCGAGCTGCAGAGATCATTAAACACCTGTTGGTTTTTGCCCGCAGGGATATCGTTCAGAAGGAACCTTTCGGGCTGGTTTCATATATTAAGGAGATCACCAAGCTTAATAGAGCAGCAATTCCTTCAAGTATCACTTTCAATCAACAGTTCTGTGAGCAGGAACTGGTAATCAATGGAGATGCCCCACAGTTGCAGCAGGTTTTATTAAACCTTTTGAGCAATGCACGTGATGCGGTTGCTATGGTTGAAGAGCCTGAGATCAGACTGACAGTGGAACTATTCAGTGCCGATGCCGCTTTTTCAGAGCAGTACCCTGATCAGGAGGCGAAAGCCTTTGCTCACCTCATAGTAGAAGATAACGGTTGCGGTATTAGCAACGAAGCTAGAACTCATATTTTTGAACCTTTCTTCACAACCAAGAAGGTAGGAGTAGGTACAGGCCTGGGGCTGGCGATGGCCTATGGGGCCATTCAGCAGCATGACGGAATGATTGAGGTTGATAACAATACCGGGCCGGGGGTTTCAGTTCACATCTATCTGCCAATTGTTGCCGAGGAAGCCTCACCTATAGATGAGAAGCCAGAGCCCGTAGCCGCAGGGAAAGGGGAGACGATCCTTATCGCAGATGATGATGCTGATGTCCGATCTGCCTCGAAAAAAGTTCTGGAAAGCCTGGGTTATAAGGTGCTGGAGGCTGTAGACGGAATTGACGCTTTTGATAAGTTCAATGAAAATTGTGAGGCCATCTCCCTGATCATCATGGATATAGTGATGCCAAGGCTTAGTGGAGTGAAAGTTGCTGAGCGGATAAGGGCTGCTCATCCAGAGGTGAAAATCATTTTCGCATCAGGCTATGACCGTGATGAACTTAACAAGGGGGCGATGCCTCCGGCTGAATATATTATCCTGAGCAAACCCTACCCGGTTGAGGCGGTTAACAGCCTGATTCGAGAGCTGCTGGACTCCTGA
- the arfB gene encoding alternative ribosome rescue aminoacyl-tRNA hydrolase ArfB: protein MLEISASVSIPDNEIEMSAIRAQGAGGQNVNKVSTAVHLRFDINSSSLPDSYKQRLLQLRDRRISSDGVIIIKAQQFRSQEKNRGDALSRLQELIKGAIVVQKKRRPTRKSLNSVKRRLNSKTDRGKLKSLRKKVVE from the coding sequence ATGCTGGAGATTTCGGCTTCGGTCTCCATCCCCGATAATGAGATAGAAATGTCTGCCATCCGTGCCCAGGGGGCAGGCGGACAGAACGTCAACAAGGTCTCAACTGCAGTTCACCTGCGCTTCGATATCAATTCATCCTCGCTTCCGGATTCTTACAAGCAGCGCCTCCTGCAACTGAGGGATAGGCGCATAAGCAGTGATGGCGTGATCATCATCAAGGCACAACAGTTCCGAAGTCAGGAGAAAAACCGGGGTGATGCACTCAGCCGGTTACAGGAGTTGATCAAAGGTGCCATCGTCGTGCAGAAAAAGAGGCGACCGACGCGAAAATCGCTCAACTCGGTGAAACGACGTTTGAACAGTAAAACTGACCGTGGAAAGCTGAAATCACTGAGAAAAAAGGTGGTCGAATAA
- a CDS encoding 3'-5' exonuclease: MNEHEAIEQLEKSGQYRVIERLNAPNAYAQGNPTTPRIGIVIDVEATGLDTANDKIIELGFIVFEYDAHSGLIYRVLHSYGGFEDPCEPLQDIIIKITGINDEMLKGQELADDEINPWLEKADLIIAHNSAFDRQMLERRLPITSKANWACTFNDIDWQDEDIASLKLDYIAYKMGYFFDGHRAVNDAQATLHLLTKPLPCSGKLAMSALLSHAREKSRRFFAVAAPFDRKDDLKARGYRWMADFVYSDHGKQKKGVWSRSVAEADIEVEQQWLTETVYNGKIAGFTFKDITAKDRYSVREFKTE, translated from the coding sequence ATGAATGAGCACGAGGCAATTGAGCAGCTGGAAAAATCTGGCCAGTACAGGGTCATTGAAAGACTGAATGCTCCCAACGCCTATGCGCAGGGAAATCCAACCACACCACGGATCGGCATCGTGATCGATGTGGAGGCAACAGGACTGGATACCGCCAATGATAAAATCATCGAGCTGGGCTTTATCGTCTTTGAATATGATGCTCACAGCGGCCTGATTTACCGTGTCCTGCACAGCTATGGCGGCTTTGAAGACCCCTGTGAACCGTTGCAGGATATCATCATAAAGATCACCGGTATCAACGATGAGATGTTAAAAGGCCAGGAACTTGCTGATGATGAGATCAACCCGTGGCTGGAAAAAGCGGATCTGATCATTGCCCACAACTCAGCCTTTGACCGCCAGATGCTTGAGCGCCGGTTGCCTATTACTTCCAAGGCCAACTGGGCCTGCACGTTCAATGATATCGACTGGCAGGATGAAGATATCGCCAGTCTCAAGCTTGATTACATCGCCTATAAGATGGGTTATTTCTTCGACGGGCACCGGGCTGTGAATGATGCCCAGGCGACACTGCACCTGCTGACCAAACCCCTGCCCTGCTCCGGCAAGCTGGCGATGAGCGCCCTGCTTAGCCATGCACGCGAGAAAAGCCGGCGCTTCTTTGCTGTAGCTGCCCCGTTTGACAGAAAGGATGATCTGAAGGCTCGCGGTTACCGCTGGATGGCTGATTTCGTTTATAGTGATCACGGCAAACAGAAGAAGGGTGTCTGGAGCAGATCTGTTGCTGAAGCGGATATTGAAGTAGAACAGCAGTGGCTGACTGAAACGGTCTATAACGGCAAAATAGCGGGATTCACCTTTAAGGATATCACTGCAAAAGACCGCTACTCAGTCAGGGAGTTCAAGACAGAGTGA
- a CDS encoding PhzF family phenazine biosynthesis protein: MKLPIYQIDAFASKPFGGNPAAVCPLDEWLPDALMQLIAEENNLSETAFFVATDEGFHIRWFTPTSEVDLCGHATLAAAYVLFECLGSELDNIIFDSRSGYLQVTKEGELLVLDFPAQPAVPCETPIQIQHAFGIEPVECLKAEDYLVVFELEEDLLLADPNLELLRELDGRGVILTAPSDAYDFVSRFFAPKFGIDEDPVTGSSFTQLAPYWAARLGRSKLLAKQLSSRGGEVICELKGERVAIAGSAVKYLQGEIEV, encoded by the coding sequence ATGAAACTACCTATTTATCAGATTGATGCATTCGCTTCAAAACCATTTGGTGGGAACCCTGCTGCGGTTTGTCCTCTGGATGAGTGGCTTCCCGATGCTTTGATGCAGTTGATTGCAGAGGAGAACAACCTCTCGGAAACAGCCTTTTTTGTCGCAACAGATGAGGGATTTCATATCCGCTGGTTTACCCCAACCAGTGAGGTTGATCTCTGCGGGCATGCCACGCTGGCAGCAGCCTATGTACTGTTTGAGTGTCTCGGTTCTGAACTGGATAACATTATCTTTGATTCACGATCCGGTTATCTGCAGGTAACAAAAGAAGGGGAGTTGCTGGTGCTCGATTTCCCGGCTCAGCCAGCTGTGCCTTGTGAAACACCCATCCAGATTCAACACGCCTTTGGCATCGAGCCTGTTGAGTGCCTTAAAGCTGAAGATTATCTGGTGGTCTTTGAGCTGGAGGAGGATCTTCTTTTAGCTGATCCGAATCTGGAACTGCTCAGGGAGCTTGATGGGCGAGGGGTGATTCTCACTGCGCCATCAGACGCCTATGACTTTGTGTCACGCTTTTTTGCACCCAAGTTTGGTATCGATGAAGACCCGGTCACAGGCTCCTCCTTTACTCAGCTGGCTCCCTATTGGGCTGCCCGTTTGGGGCGCTCAAAGCTTCTTGCCAAACAGCTCTCCAGTCGTGGCGGGGAGGTGATCTGTGAGCTCAAAGGCGAGCGTGTGGCCATAGCCGGATCAGCCGTTAAATATCTGCAGGGTGAGATCGAGGTTTAA
- a CDS encoding glutaredoxin family protein, with product MIKAVLLKIFREGVGGLMAFVSFLTSPRKIKRTPETQLLADKKVESMSLYQYFACPFCIKTRRAVHRLNIPMEYRDAQHRDSEHRNTLEQEGGQIKVPCLRIDHGDETTWLYESNDIIAYLNQQFDPSLEAALQQS from the coding sequence ATGATCAAAGCTGTGCTGTTAAAGATTTTCCGTGAAGGTGTGGGTGGCTTGATGGCGTTTGTCAGCTTTTTAACCAGTCCCCGCAAAATCAAACGGACGCCTGAAACACAGCTGCTAGCAGACAAAAAAGTGGAGTCCATGTCACTTTATCAATATTTTGCCTGCCCGTTTTGTATCAAAACCCGTCGTGCTGTTCATCGTCTGAATATTCCGATGGAGTATCGTGACGCACAGCATCGTGATAGCGAACATCGCAACACACTTGAGCAGGAAGGTGGCCAGATTAAAGTGCCATGCCTGCGCATTGATCATGGCGATGAGACGACCTGGCTCTATGAATCCAATGATATTATTGCCTATCTGAACCAGCAGTTTGACCCCTCACTGGAGGCTGCACTGCAGCAGTCATAA
- a CDS encoding D-hexose-6-phosphate mutarotase: protein MNAKGTTLNDDFGIEGQLAFRDAGDGFIVIDIDNSHCTASIAMQGAHLMTWTPKGEQPVIWMSPVAKLGHGNSIRGGVPICWPWFGAHATEPSFSGHGFARTVPWEVTSTSALEDGCTLISFRIGDVKKDQWPHQAPAEMQMIIGHYLEMQLSTENQGDETITVGDALHTYFSVSDVSKIAINGLDGCDYLDKVGPAARRNQQGDITIGSEVDRIYFDQGQDVVIKDPGLDREIRIEKLGSHSTIVWNPWIEKCLKMGDFGSDDGYLGMVCVESANAAEDVVQLAPGQTHNLWVRYTVE, encoded by the coding sequence ATGAATGCAAAGGGAACTACACTGAACGATGATTTTGGCATAGAGGGGCAGCTTGCTTTTCGCGATGCCGGCGATGGCTTCATCGTTATCGATATCGATAACAGCCACTGTACAGCCAGTATCGCCATGCAGGGGGCGCATCTGATGACCTGGACACCGAAAGGTGAGCAGCCGGTGATCTGGATGTCACCTGTGGCCAAGCTGGGGCATGGCAACTCCATCCGTGGCGGAGTGCCGATCTGCTGGCCCTGGTTTGGTGCCCATGCCACAGAACCTTCTTTCTCCGGTCACGGATTTGCCCGTACGGTTCCATGGGAGGTTACCAGTACTTCCGCTCTTGAAGACGGTTGTACCTTGATCAGTTTCCGTATCGGGGATGTGAAAAAGGATCAATGGCCGCATCAGGCTCCCGCCGAAATGCAGATGATTATCGGCCACTACCTTGAGATGCAGCTATCCACGGAAAACCAGGGTGACGAAACGATCACCGTTGGCGATGCACTGCATACCTATTTCAGCGTCAGTGATGTGAGCAAGATTGCCATCAATGGCCTGGATGGTTGCGATTACCTAGACAAGGTGGGTCCTGCTGCCCGCAGGAACCAGCAGGGTGATATCACCATAGGCTCCGAGGTTGATCGCATCTATTTCGACCAGGGACAGGATGTGGTGATTAAAGATCCGGGCCTGGATCGTGAAATCCGCATCGAAAAACTGGGCAGTCACTCAACCATTGTTTGGAATCCGTGGATTGAGAAGTGTCTGAAGATGGGCGATTTCGGTTCGGATGACGGCTACCTCGGCATGGTCTGCGTTGAAAGCGCCAATGCCGCTGAAGATGTGGTGCAACTGGCCCCTGGCCAAACCCATAATTTGTGGGTGCGCTACACCGTTGAGTAG
- a CDS encoding dienelactone hydrolase family protein, which produces MLRFLLPLLLSLITLTAHAEVQTREITYRVDSTEFTGYLAFDDAISGKRPGVLVVHEWWGHNAYARKRAEMLAALGYTAFALDMYGTGKLADHPEDAKAFMMAVTGDMPEMKKRFQAGLNMLINHPSVSPGKTAAIGYCMGGGISLNMARAGADLDGVVVFHGSLGTSEPVKPGAVKAEIMVFTGAADPFVPQEQVLAFEQEMESAGVSYTLTSYPGAKHSFTNPDADGFAQRFNMPLAYNEAADDDSWRQMQKFFIRIFR; this is translated from the coding sequence ATGCTCAGGTTTCTTCTGCCCCTGCTGTTATCGCTGATCACCCTGACTGCGCATGCTGAGGTGCAGACCAGAGAGATAACCTACCGTGTCGACAGCACAGAGTTCACCGGTTACCTGGCTTTTGATGACGCCATATCCGGCAAACGACCGGGTGTTCTTGTGGTGCATGAGTGGTGGGGACACAACGCTTATGCGCGCAAGCGGGCTGAGATGCTGGCAGCTTTAGGGTACACGGCATTTGCACTGGATATGTATGGCACAGGCAAGCTGGCTGATCACCCTGAGGATGCGAAAGCCTTCATGATGGCTGTTACCGGCGATATGCCTGAAATGAAAAAGCGGTTTCAGGCCGGCTTGAATATGCTGATAAACCATCCGAGTGTGAGTCCCGGCAAGACAGCTGCTATCGGTTACTGCATGGGTGGCGGCATTTCGCTGAATATGGCCCGAGCCGGGGCTGACCTGGATGGGGTGGTGGTCTTTCACGGCTCTCTGGGAACCAGTGAACCGGTGAAGCCAGGCGCGGTTAAAGCCGAGATTATGGTATTCACCGGTGCTGCAGATCCATTTGTTCCACAAGAGCAGGTGCTGGCCTTTGAGCAGGAGATGGAATCAGCAGGCGTGAGCTACACGCTGACAAGTTATCCGGGCGCCAAACACAGCTTCACCAACCCTGATGCCGACGGTTTTGCCCAGCGGTTTAATATGCCACTGGCTTACAACGAGGCCGCTGATGATGACTCATGGCGGCAGATGCAGAAGTTTTTCATAAGGATTTTCAGATAA
- a CDS encoding glycine zipper domain-containing protein, with the protein MKRIITTALLTSALLAAPVAQAASYQDRSMATGAVVGATTGAVVGSSHNQAVQGAIFGAVLGTIAGAVITSQHQPVHVIQHQPVHVIQHQPRPHYKPVAHKYEHRTQKVAYSRSNSRNHYRYADSRSYGHNRHVDSRSYRHDRGDRH; encoded by the coding sequence ATGAAACGAATTATTACCACAGCACTACTGACCTCAGCCCTGCTTGCCGCACCTGTTGCACAGGCCGCATCATATCAGGATCGCTCCATGGCTACCGGTGCTGTAGTCGGCGCAACAACGGGTGCCGTTGTAGGCTCAAGCCACAACCAAGCAGTTCAAGGCGCCATCTTTGGAGCGGTTCTGGGCACAATTGCCGGAGCAGTCATCACCAGCCAGCATCAGCCTGTTCATGTTATTCAGCATCAGCCTGTTCATGTTATTCAGCATCAGCCTCGTCCACATTACAAGCCGGTCGCCCATAAATATGAGCATCGTACGCAGAAGGTAGCTTACTCCCGTTCCAACAGCCGCAACCATTACCGTTATGCTGATTCACGCAGTTATGGTCATAACCGCCATGTCGATTCTCGCAGCTATCGCCACGACCGTGGTGACAGGCACTGA
- the tmk gene encoding dTMP kinase, which produces MNRLITFEGVDGCGKSTQLKLAAQWLQARGEEVVTTFEPGDTSLGKEIRKLLLTGEFVPVPEAELLLFLADRAQHVCEVIQPALASGAWVLCDRYSDSTLAYQLAARKLGARTVNIIEMLTFAECRVIPAMTLWFDVPVSVAAERMKKRMQAGEKSTRLDDEAISFHERVAAAFTSQFEKDDGRIVRIDASLNIEGVQAEVESALQKRFS; this is translated from the coding sequence GTGAATAGATTAATCACATTTGAGGGTGTTGATGGTTGCGGTAAAAGTACGCAGCTGAAACTTGCTGCGCAGTGGCTTCAAGCGCGGGGTGAAGAGGTGGTCACTACTTTCGAGCCGGGTGATACGTCGCTGGGCAAAGAGATTCGCAAGCTGCTTCTGACTGGCGAATTCGTGCCGGTTCCTGAGGCTGAGTTGCTGCTGTTTCTGGCAGATCGTGCCCAGCATGTGTGCGAGGTGATTCAGCCAGCTCTTGCCTCTGGTGCATGGGTACTTTGCGACCGCTACTCCGACTCTACGCTGGCCTACCAGTTGGCGGCACGGAAACTTGGTGCCAGAACTGTCAATATTATAGAGATGCTCACCTTTGCCGAATGCAGGGTAATCCCTGCCATGACCCTCTGGTTTGATGTGCCGGTCTCTGTGGCTGCGGAGCGAATGAAAAAACGCATGCAAGCGGGCGAGAAGAGTACGCGCTTGGATGATGAGGCTATCTCTTTTCACGAGCGGGTCGCAGCAGCATTTACCAGCCAGTTTGAGAAAGATGACGGGCGAATCGTTCGTATCGATGCGAGCCTGAATATTGAAGGCGTGCAGGCAGAGGTGGAATCTGCATTGCAGAAGCGGTTCTCTTGA
- the holB gene encoding DNA polymerase III subunit delta' has translation MKQLLGHQPIEGRFRDAMQRGRMHHAWLLHGVRGIGKFALAEKLAGMLLCESGSACGECHACQMLKAESHPDVHRVGLLEKKRDISIDQVREVLDFLSLSGAEGERRVVILDQAERLNNQAANALLKGLEEPSAGSVLIMVCADAMKLPATVRSRCLMQHCSPLTENDVRTVLESKLDANIIDLAVKLADGCPGSVSCLEDDSVAKALAEWQRLVEDVTRADIGKVENWCRAHVVSVPHELIVRALLQPVYPRLQDYQGTGFEALEATHKAVKDCLRWPGEVIRQSLRASPTLLSCVLELRTALKSTD, from the coding sequence TTGAAACAGTTATTAGGCCACCAGCCCATTGAAGGGCGTTTCCGCGATGCCATGCAGCGAGGGCGCATGCATCACGCGTGGCTGCTGCATGGGGTTCGCGGTATCGGCAAGTTTGCACTGGCTGAGAAGCTGGCTGGCATGCTGCTGTGTGAATCGGGTTCGGCATGCGGTGAATGCCACGCCTGCCAGATGTTGAAAGCAGAATCGCATCCCGATGTTCACAGGGTGGGTTTGCTGGAGAAAAAGCGCGATATCAGTATTGACCAGGTGAGGGAGGTGCTCGACTTTCTCTCCCTGAGTGGAGCTGAGGGTGAGCGGCGCGTGGTGATTCTAGATCAGGCTGAGCGGCTTAATAATCAGGCGGCCAATGCGCTGCTGAAAGGGCTGGAAGAGCCATCAGCGGGCAGTGTGCTGATCATGGTCTGTGCCGATGCGATGAAACTTCCGGCGACGGTGCGTTCACGCTGCCTGATGCAGCACTGCTCGCCGCTCACGGAAAACGATGTGCGCACGGTGCTGGAGTCGAAACTGGACGCCAATATAATTGATCTGGCTGTGAAGCTGGCGGATGGCTGTCCGGGAAGTGTGAGCTGCCTTGAGGATGATTCCGTAGCAAAGGCACTGGCAGAGTGGCAGAGGCTGGTTGAGGATGTGACCAGGGCTGATATCGGCAAGGTCGAGAACTGGTGCAGGGCTCACGTGGTTTCAGTGCCGCATGAGCTGATTGTCCGGGCGCTGCTGCAGCCGGTTTATCCAAGGTTGCAAGATTATCAGGGAACAGGTTTTGAGGCTCTGGAGGCGACACACAAAGCAGTGAAGGATTGCCTGCGCTGGCCGGGTGAAGTGATACGCCAGAGCCTGCGCGCATCACCGACGCTTCTCTCCTGTGTGCTCGAGCTCAGAACAGCGCTGAAAAGTACGGACTAG